The Methanocella arvoryzae MRE50 genome includes a region encoding these proteins:
- a CDS encoding glycosyltransferase family 4 protein — MKIGIVVPYFTPYVRGNEYGLADGLARLGQDVTVLTSTGKAPREKMLKTDYRTENSEPFKVRYLRTLVDLGELPLTPSILGEIRRGGYDVLLLQEDYQPICHLASFAARMSGIPTVLSTERTYFPAGFKRLVLGGFDLTLNAYTRKSATVYTAHCNAARAFAEEHLRVPAGRMRVVNVGVDSGIFRPTEGKTPLTEGKFKILTVARLHPYKGLDTLIRAMQIVVKKAPGAVLYIMGRGPQADELKMLAADLGVSDVVRFVETPVPNTEMPAVYSSADLYVQPSVVEPYGIAVLEAMACGKPTVCSDIGGMRDTVAHGETGFLVPPSDPEALAEKIVLLAGNRERVAEMGTAARKRIVEKFDWPVIAMQYLEIAREIAGRSGK; from the coding sequence GTGAAGATCGGTATTGTCGTGCCATATTTCACCCCGTATGTCAGGGGCAACGAGTACGGGCTGGCAGATGGCCTCGCCAGGCTGGGACAGGACGTCACGGTCCTCACGTCGACGGGTAAGGCACCCCGGGAAAAAATGCTTAAGACAGACTACAGGACGGAGAATTCAGAGCCGTTCAAGGTCAGGTACCTCCGGACTCTTGTAGATTTAGGTGAACTGCCACTGACACCTTCAATCCTCGGTGAAATCCGCCGGGGAGGCTACGATGTGCTGCTCTTGCAGGAGGACTATCAGCCGATATGTCACCTTGCCAGCTTCGCCGCCAGAATGAGCGGAATTCCCACCGTGCTTTCGACCGAGCGTACGTATTTTCCGGCAGGATTTAAGAGGCTCGTACTCGGCGGCTTTGACCTGACACTCAACGCGTACACAAGGAAGAGTGCTACAGTATATACCGCTCACTGTAACGCGGCCAGGGCTTTCGCAGAGGAGCACCTGCGGGTGCCGGCCGGCAGGATGAGGGTAGTAAACGTCGGCGTCGACTCCGGCATCTTCCGGCCCACGGAAGGCAAGACGCCCCTCACCGAAGGCAAGTTTAAGATACTGACGGTGGCGAGGCTGCACCCGTACAAAGGCCTCGACACGCTTATCAGGGCCATGCAGATCGTCGTGAAGAAAGCGCCGGGCGCAGTCCTGTATATTATGGGCAGAGGCCCGCAGGCAGATGAGCTGAAAATGCTGGCTGCAGACTTAGGTGTATCCGACGTGGTGCGATTCGTGGAGACGCCGGTACCTAACACCGAGATGCCTGCCGTGTACTCCAGCGCCGACCTGTACGTGCAGCCAAGCGTGGTCGAGCCGTACGGCATCGCAGTGCTGGAGGCCATGGCCTGCGGCAAGCCGACGGTGTGCAGCGACATCGGGGGCATGAGGGACACAGTCGCCCACGGCGAGACCGGTTTCCTGGTGCCGCCTTCCGATCCGGAGGCACTTGCCGAGAAAATCGTGCTGCTGGCCGGGAACCGGGAGAGAGTGGCGGAGATGGGCACTGCTGCCAGGAAGCGTATCGTAGAGAAGTTCGACTGGCCTGTGATCGCTATGCAGTATCTGGAGATCGCCCGGGAGATCGCCGGCAGGAGCGGTAAATAA
- a CDS encoding glycosyltransferase family 4 protein, with the protein MRIAQVCPRYPPYIGGVETHVSEISGRLARAGHEVTVITTDPAGRYPPESVIDGVRVLRFPAFAPGDAYYFSSALYRHMKKSRDYDVVHVHGYHAFPALLASGTKAPMFVFTPHYHGKGHTPLRNLLLKPYRLAGSRVFRRADSVICVSEFEKGLVCRDFGCDGRVKVIPNGVVKREFAGLKPAGKEKVILYVGRLEQYKGVQYAIRALRELPDYRLQIVGKGPYKEALAKEASDMGVSDRTEFLSGLTREELLRCYGSATVTIMLSKYEAYGITVAEALTAGVPTIVANGSALTEFVDGRLCRSVDLPVAPELLADMIRKAERVPYAKEILDWDDVVRRLLAVYQEG; encoded by the coding sequence ATGAGAATCGCCCAGGTCTGCCCGCGCTACCCGCCGTACATCGGCGGTGTCGAGACTCACGTGTCCGAGATCAGCGGACGGCTCGCAAGGGCAGGCCATGAGGTGACGGTGATCACCACAGACCCGGCCGGCAGGTACCCGCCCGAAAGCGTGATCGACGGAGTCAGGGTGCTGAGATTTCCGGCTTTTGCCCCGGGTGACGCATATTACTTCTCCTCAGCCTTATACAGGCATATGAAAAAGAGCCGGGATTACGATGTGGTGCACGTCCACGGCTACCACGCATTTCCCGCGCTGCTGGCGTCGGGCACTAAAGCCCCGATGTTCGTCTTCACCCCCCACTACCATGGAAAGGGCCACACCCCTCTCAGGAACCTGTTATTAAAGCCTTACAGGCTCGCTGGCAGCCGGGTTTTCCGCAGGGCCGACTCAGTCATCTGTGTCTCTGAATTCGAGAAAGGCCTGGTGTGCCGGGATTTCGGGTGCGACGGCAGAGTGAAGGTCATCCCGAACGGGGTCGTCAAGCGCGAGTTTGCCGGGCTGAAGCCCGCCGGAAAAGAAAAAGTAATATTATATGTGGGCAGGCTGGAGCAGTACAAAGGCGTCCAGTACGCCATCAGGGCCTTGCGGGAACTGCCTGACTACCGCCTGCAGATCGTCGGTAAAGGCCCGTATAAGGAAGCCCTGGCCAAGGAAGCCTCTGATATGGGGGTCTCGGATAGAACAGAGTTTCTCTCGGGACTGACCCGGGAGGAGCTGTTAAGGTGCTACGGATCTGCTACAGTCACAATCATGCTGTCGAAGTACGAGGCTTACGGCATCACGGTCGCTGAGGCGCTGACGGCGGGCGTGCCCACTATCGTAGCTAATGGTTCGGCATTGACCGAATTCGTGGACGGCAGGCTCTGCAGGAGCGTTGACCTGCCGGTAGCGCCGGAACTGCTGGCAGACATGATCAGGAAGGCCGAAAGAGTACCGTATGCGAAGGAAATCCTGGACTGGGATGACGTCGTACGCAGGCTGCTGGCCGTTTACCAGGAGGGATAA